AAATGTATAGTTTGTCACATAGCAAGAAGGCTCATTGTTCATTGGGAAAATAAGTAGAAATGAGCAATTACCATTGTTCTGTATCAATGAGGTTCCTTTGGagagaaaaccaaaacacaatGATTGTTGAAAGTCAGATAGATTTTCCTGCTTCCACCATATTCAATCATCAAAGATAACGGGATTAACATTCATGAGGTCAACACTCTCTTGTTGACTTAATTAGAAGGCCGGACCTTCACCCATATTCAGGTAGTAGTATCTTGATCAAGATTAAGcctctcttcattttaattgtactCATCGGCGACTTTACATGATTAGTTTTAGCGGTAAAAAATTGAACGAAGCGTTTCTGGACTGactaatatttaaaatgaataagaaatggatttctgacaaaaaaaagccttctaaCCTTTCACAAAGTAGTCCCTGTTGGGTCCGATAAGTGTGTTGTAGGGATAACCGTAGTAGGCCAATGTGTAAGGGTCACACTGGTAGACGTAGCTTTGTTGTGGAGCTTCTGGAGCAGCAGGTACACCTTTTGAGGCTTTCTGGCGAGAGTACTGCTCTTTGTCAACTGGCTTGGCAAGTGTAACCTCAACACAGGAGCCCTCCACCTCCGTTCCATTCAGGTGGTCCATAGCCAGGACAGCATCGTCACGGGATGTGAAGTGAACAAAGGCATagtcgcggatttttttcacgCGTTCTACGCAACCTGGGTTCCATTGACTAAACACCtggttgaaaaagaaaatactgcAGTTATTGTTACGGAAAAAAGGCACAGGTCTTCCGTCGTGACTGTTAAGGCAACGTTACCTGCTTAATCGTTTCCTCGCTCGTCTCCATCATCAGATTCCTAACGTAGAGTATTTTAACCGTCTCCATGACGTCTTCGTCCACGTCAATTTCTGGTTCTGCCCAGTCCACTGCAATCTGGTGTCCCCACAACTGAATACGACCCGGCATTAGTTTCCTGCGGGCCATGGCGGCTGCACGGTGCGACTCATACTCTACGAAGGCAAAGCCGCGGTTCTTCATCTTGTCCGCCACGCTGGCGTAAACGATGACATCCAGCACACCCTCGGTCACCTTGGAAACCTCTTCTAGAATTTCCTCACGCTTTTTGGTTTTTGGGATACCGCCAATGAAAAGACGGCAGTTGTCCACCGAGGAGCAGACCCCGAGGAGTCTCCCGGGACGGACTTCGTAGTTGTTGAGCTCCCGCACGGCTCTCTTTGCCTCGTGTTTCTCAGCGTACATTACGAAGGCGTAACCTCGGTTCTTCCCGTCAAAGTCCATCATCAGGCGCATCTCGTAGATGCGTCCCACGGACTCAAACACGGGAACCAGTTCATCCTCGTAGACATCTCTTGGGATCTTGCCTACGAAGATCTCACATCCTCTTGGTGGAGCTTGGCTGTTCCAACCTGGAGGAGGGCCGTATTTACGTTGTCCATTCTCTTGGACCATACCATAACCTGTGCGCTCCATTAAGGCCATCAGTGCAGCTTCATTGGGTGTTCCCGCAACACCGTCTGGGATGTTCATCTGTCCGAGGAGAGCGTGTTGGGTGACACCGGTGGATTTGCAAGGTTTGGAAGGGGCGGTATTGTTATTCATAGTTGAAGATGAAGCAGGATCTTCGGCTGTCATTCTGACAAAAACATCCAATTAGATCTGTGGCCTAAAAAGGGCAGAGATATtggtaaaaaatacatttgaaaaccaTGGAAACATTTAAACTATAGTTGAGTatactttttcaaaaaaactttacattttttatagttgGCGTTGTTGGTGACTTTGAACATAAAGTGCATCAGGATTTTGAAGGCAGCGCAAAGTTGACCGCAAGTGTTATGAAATTTCGCAGTTGCAGCCTTGCTTTCACTTCCAAATATTAAGTTCATATTTTGAGCAAAACCCATATTTCCTCATTCATCTAAAAGACGAGCAGCACAAGCGTACGTACCCCTTAAAGTGTATGTAAAGAACCCCGCTTATTGGTCTTAAAGGGGTCATGATGCTCTAGTCTCCATTAAGGCAAAATGGCCACTTTCAGTATAGACATTGCCTGTTCAAGAGTAGAATGATGCTGCACAGAAAATGAGAGCCAAATGTGTCTGAAACGATTAGAAACCTAGACAATAGGTCGTAACAATCATCTATAATACACGAGCTGCTTCACACTATCAGTAGCTTTACAACCTTGTTTTGTTCAGTTCCGAGGACTCTTTTCTAATCTCTGACCCCTATAAGAGAGGGTGGCAAGTCATAAACTCTTAAACTTTCGTTCAAGGTTCACTGAGGTCAACTTTGTCACATGTTCACTGTAGGTGAAGTGTGGAGGACACTATCAATTTGACATTTACTGTATCTTGATACATATTTGTTTGACTCACCAAagctgcatgaaaaaaaattgatattaaGCTTCCTGCTCAATAAGAATCTAATACTTTGCAACGTGTGGTCTCTTTATAAATACATATTGTacatttatagaaaaaataaatggaataatcAGCTTTCCAAGTGTAAACCTCTTATTTCTTAACACTGGTGGCATTCAAAAGCGAACAATTGACAGTTTTAAACCTCTAATCACCACAATGTGAGGCAAACAATCATTCCAGACTGCATGTGTGACGGTgtgttatgcttttttttcgATTGATTGGACTTTTTATGAAGCGAGTGTGTTgccaacggaaaaaaaaacaaaacaaaaactccaGCTAACAACCTTGAGAACATTTAACCTGACCCACTCACTTGCTACAAATTACCAATTTAATAAAAAGGCATAAGATAAAGCttataaaatagtattttttggtAAATGCAATAATGTAGCTTTGTGATTACAGTTATTTTGTAACTTTCCAATCTTTAATAAGCAAAATGAGGTCAAATGACATTATTTGACCATTTTATTGACCTGCTCCTTTCTTTCTTGATAAGTGAGTAAGTTTTACAAGACTAACAAACAATAGCCAATTGTATTTAGTCAATTAAGTCAAAAGGAAAGACCCCCATGCAGACAGTGTGGATCGTTGACATTAGTCTTAAAACAATCATGACTCACAATGCGCGTGCGCATTTGTGTACGCGTGTTTGTGTTGGGTCAGCGGTCCAACAGGTAGATGATTAACTTAAGACCACAAACTCCAGCCTTAAGGCAAACGTGAGCTTTACTCTTGAGCTAAAAGGCAAAGAGCAACGACCAAGTTAAAAACCCAACATAATTTCCTTTTTCAATAATCAGATTTCGACACATAAACAAGATGTCAAACCTTTAAAAAGACTCATTCAAAAACTACCTTGGTTaacatttgtaaaatgtaaaaagacatAAGACGTAATAGGATATTCTGTCATGTTAAAGAGTCCTTGCAATCGTTTTAAAAAATCAGCCACACGTTTATAATTGATGGAGGCACCTGACTCCTAGTGTATTGACAACCTTTTATAGAGCACTACATTGTTTTATGGATGCAGAAAAGCCTTTTATGAGCATCCTCTGGAATAAGATGTAAACCTGCTTTTATCTCATAAACTATTACTAACGCATGATTACTCACAATATAGGGATAAACTCTAAAGTATGTCCTGTACTGTAGAATTATTCTTTCTTAGAatcttgaaaatgtattttcttcaaaTGTGAATATGTTATTTCTTGCAATAATACAGGAGAAATGTGACTGAGAATGCCAGAGAATCAGAATTGTATTGTTATGAAATTGTTGATTTACATGCCTTCTTCATCTAGAAAAACAACCTTAACTATGGGCATCCCAGCGTAATGAAACAtcttaaaaaatgttgatataATATATAAGCCAGTATTTGCAGGAAATGGACTCCCTTAAAAGGAGGAAGACAAATCCCAAATTGTGTGCATCTAAAATTATTGTCTCCATTTTACTAAGTGGTTTAAGAAATTCTCTTTTCCATTGCCGATCCAAGCCATCCAATCACGTGGCAGCAAACGAACATTGACccattcgctgccatccctcccaaatcaaatggtttggacgatgtctatggcagccaatgagttaaatacactTGTTGGCATCATAGTTCACATGAAACgtatttattttaggttttattCTAGGATAAACATAATACACGTCTCTATTTACTGCATAAAGCAAATATTGTGAACACAATAAGACATCCAAAGAGTAGCAATATTACTTCTTGTTTTCTATTAAAACTTGATAGATCCTTATTAACCTTGAAGTACCAACATGCCAACTCCTTtaacatacatagacatatttTCACATATCCTCAAGTGACAAGAGTTCATATTTCTTTTCTGGGTTTGTCAAACTGAAGTGCTGATATGCTCAGGGGAGGAAATGAGAGGGATAAAGAAGAAGGGAGGATAGCTACCAGTGTTTCTTGACAGCACTCCACCACCGCTGCGCCTTCTGCTCTAAGAAGTGCTGGTCCACCTCCATGAGAGACAGGTACAGGGGGGCACTGagcacacactaacacacatgGGCCGGCCTATGCACACACACTTTAAGGTTGAGCGCCTATCGGGGTGGAGCTTGAAGAGAAAAGATGCTCGATGGGAAATGCAGTTGTCTTTTCTGCTTAGAGATGCAGAAAAGGAACAGTGGAAAATAACAGGAAGCTTGAAGAAACATCCTCGTGTTATAGGGGGGGATTTTGTGGGATGATTTCTAGTTTAAGGACCCCCACCACCGTCTTGGTGACTGTCTTATTTTAAGcaaacatcacacacacacacacacacacacacacacacacacacacacacacacacacacacacacacacacacacacacacacacacacacacacacacacacacacacacacacacacacaccttcctGGGCAGCAAAGAGAGCAAAGTCCCAGATGAGAGGACTTGACTCGCTCTCGTAGTTTCTGTCTGGAAAAGTGCCCTTAAGCAAAGGATAAGAGGGAGTAAAGGACAAAATGGAGCGGATGAAGGGAAATCAAGAGAGCGAGATTAAAGTCTCAGTGTGTGTGGCCAACAGTTTGCTTGAGTATCAGCTGCTATTGAAACTAGCTCCACTCCTTAACGACCGGGAACACACCGATAAGGAAGTCTAAATAGCACcaaggaaagaagaagaaaaaaaagacagggaAATTCCTTCACGTGgcttaaaatttttaaaaaaatgacttacacTTTTGACTCTGTTTGCATGGAATAGGAGGTTAACCGATTCAATCAAATTGACTGCCAacataaatcaatcaaaatgaagACATTGATCAATTGTTCAATTGTTGAGGAGAAGGGAGGACTGGTGAAAATTAACACAATCAATGGTTAAGTATTTAGAGTACTTTTTAGTGCTCTGGTATGAGTCCAACTCACACTTTTCTAACTTTAACTTTGTCGTGAaaagactttttaaaatgacattttagcatAGTTTAACATCAATTGAAGTATGATTGAGTGCTAATCATCCCAGGTCAAATGAATTGGCCAAAGTGTTaagcttaaaaacaaaaagctttGACTCCAAAGATCGTGTccattaataattcatttggGGAACTGTACGTCTTTAAATAAAATCGGACAACAGGTTAAACCAAGTTACGGTTGTCACTCTGTTACTACTTTCTTCTTCATTGAggccacacacagaaacacacacagaaacacacacagaaacacacacagaaacacacacagaaacacacacaaacacacacatacacacacacaggaatctgccaagcagacaaaaaggcagGAATAAAGTCAGCAATAAAAGAGTGCTGGTAATCAGTATCTTGGCCTCTGAACCAGTTTGGTTCTGCAAGTCATCCATGAAAGTAAATAAGTAGCGTGTCACATGCGCAGAGGTCACGGAGAACGACGTGACCTGCGAGAGTGCCGTGTTTCGGCTCAAGTTGGACTTTCCAGGAAGTATTTCCTCCCAGTTGTATGCAGACATTGGGGAAAAAAgctttaaatgttcaaaaaaagACCATTTCTTGTTGTGATTTCAGACCCATCCAAAAAGAGTGAACTTAGCCCAACAGTATTAATGAGAGATGACGATGCGGTCCAAAAGACTCAAAAGACGAAGAGacattttgtgtcttttaaGGCGAGTGAGCAAGTCAAACAATGAATTTAATGGAGAAGGAAGAACTGTGGCTAACCCTTGAGGGAACTTAGTATGACGTCCTTAAAGTGGAGGTTAACACAGTACGTCTGTCAACACGTGACAGCGCTCCAGAAAGACAGCAAGCCGGTTACAGTCACACTGATAATTCAGTCATGTAACTGGCTTTTAACCGTCCCTGCAGATTTTGCCTTTTTGTGAAAGAATGCAAGGGTATCCCCAGATTGGGACACTTACAAAACTATCATTAGTAGATAGTGATCAGAAAGATGCAAGCAGGTGGGACGTGCACTATTTTTGCGTTTAAACTaattttttctccattattaGAGGGCTGAGAAAATTCCATATTTGCATACTTATGTATTCATTAATACTGGCTGATGTCTGTACCTTTAAACAAATGCCCCTTGACTTACAGTCATTTCATTTATTGGGTTATATTTACCTTATTTCCCGGACTAtaagtggtatttttttttcatagcttggctatgttttcttttctctctgACCTCTGAcagtcttttattttatttcatttttattaaggcaacagttatctgaaaaactgtcCAGTTATCACTTATTGAGCCAGTtgtccattttactattttaattttatttgtttgttattggtttctgatccaataaaaaaaaaatggccttccaaatattttacttattatactccagtgtgacatatatatacttttccTCTCCATTGTATATTCTTTGGCTAGAGCAACTTGTAATCCCATAAATACTTTAGTGTTATCTCCAAAACTAACACAATTCCTTTTGTTCAAATTTGCAGTTTGGATTAAATTTTAAGGGCATATAGAAAGCACATATGCCCATCCCGGTATTAAAAGGACCAGCCGTGTAAAGTACTATGACACACATCATTTAACCATCATTCCTCCAGCTCACTCAAGCTAATAAATGTGAGCAGTGGAAAGTTATCTTGCGAAATAACGTATAGGACTGCGACACGTGTGTCATAAACTGTTTCTTCGCAATCTCACCAGGGCTCCCGTGGGGTtgggaaaaaaacttgaaaagcgAAGGTGGCCTGAAGAATTTCAGGTCAGATGGAGTGTGTGTGACTGCCCGCAGCCCGTTCCCACCTCATCGCCAAGGGATGATTCCAGTTCATTTACCCCAAGGGCCCCCCCTGCCTCCCGGGTACTCAAAAACATAGCAATGAAACTGTAGACTGGagacaaaaagttaaaaacaaagtttttggATGGTAAGTCGAGGCACTGCTTGAACCTTGATGCTAAGCTTTTGAAGGGGAAGACAACAGCTAGTATAAATGAGTATTTTATGTTGTAAAATGTGTTAGAATTTGAGTATATCCTTTATAGTAACGTAGGTATAATGCAAAGGTATAGCAGGTTGTTTGGGACTTTTCATTGTCACTTTCTTTTTATTAAGATTTGAATTATTTGCCTATAATTTGGTTTTCAATAGTTTTTAAAGTGGATTTGTTAGTTGTTGTTTCTTCAAATTAATACTTTTAGTTTAgtctgtcttaaaaaaaacatgattaaagaGATAACTCGCATGTAAACTCTAAATTCTCCATATCTGTGCATAAAACATTGTACAATATACTATTGACATCATAAGTAGAATGGACAATGCGGGATACTGATGGCTTAAATAGTGATGCTATTAAAAATGTCTGCTATAACTTATATTAGTCGCATCGAAGAAATACTggtgtttatttacattttctccactacttcacaaaattaaaagaataattatttgtttattcaatGTATTAACCATTGACATCATGAaggccaatccattttgacttgaaaGGCTGGCAGGGATCCCTTTCAGTCAatctggattggacgtctgtcactaACCATGCCACTGTAGCACCAGCATTCACTACTGTCGCGTACCACTATAACCAGTCATCACAAAGAACTGTTTTCATGCCATGTTTGCGTTTCGCTTAAATGCAGATTAAACAGtttcacacccacacacagtTAAGAAGCGACCTTTAGTGGGGTAAAAGTCCACAAACCCTATGATGAAGAACTTGTCATAACCTCATGAGCAATTGTATCATTTTCAACCACCACCctaaaaacacacactcacttttttttttttagtttcctcgTGCCACTCTACTGGCTTCACTGGTTTTATTATAAAGGACACAATGaccttcaattcaattcatcatTATTTCGATGTGTTCTGCTTTGAAATACTGACTGACAAGCAACAAAAAGGGGAAGTCCGATGACCAATAGTCAATGCAGTGTAACTTGGAAACGACATACATACTTGAtacaaatgcaaaatacaaagagtggttaaaaaaaatcatttgaaagtAGTTACTATGTTGCAGAAAAATGTTATGAATAGAAAAGACGGGCAGGTGAAAGCCACCACTGTACCTGTGGGCCATACTGAAGAAAACAGGTGGTCGAAGTTGCAGTTTGGTCTTGATTTAGTTGATAatggacagagaaagagagagatgaaATGAAGCAGATCGGCTCCCTGCCTGCTTGCTTCTGGCAGTATGAATGTCGAGGTAAGAAAAGGTGCTTTTGTGTTTACACATTCTCAATGGGCAGCCGAGAGAGAGAGGTGGGGCCGTTCAATGCAGGTAACCCCCCCTCTAagcaagacacacacactagcAGTACCACCTATTTATTCTCTTTAACCTCTCCCTCAGAAGATAAGAAATGAGACAAAGCAGAGGGCAAGGCATAAAGGGCAGAGGGTGTGACAAGAAAATGAGTGGAAGTAATCAGGATAAAGCTTGTCAGAGAGTTTGGAGATGTGTTGGCGGCTCTTTCGAGCACACGTGCTTTCTTGAGGGGAAGCGATCATGTCACTGATCAAGGGAAATTGATAAAGGTGTTTCCGTGTGTCTTCAAATAGTTGAAATCACAACCAAAAGTTTTCAAAATGAAGGTAAATGTTGTGCAAATATCCAGGAAGTGCATCAAACCTTGCTTCTGTTCTTGAGCAAATTTTTCAGGAATTTGAGATTTTTTACGACTTTTGTGCTGGATTACATTTTGAGGCAAAGCATTGAATAATATTATCATCTTTTACTAATGCCATCTtgttaaaatgtagtttttcattcaaatgtttgaGGAGTTATGcaacaaaattgtcaaaaaagatTGATTCATAATTTTATATTGCTtacactgtgattggctggtcaccaagtCACCCGGTGCTCATATTTGGCTGGGTTTAACTTTCAATGGAATTTAGAACAACCCTCATGGACGGCCAATTGTTTTGTCCTTAGCCATTTTTAGTGTGTTTTGGCTTTCACACAGGGAAGAACATTTCTTTTCTTGTAAACCCTCAAAGCcctaaaatttaattaaaatacgCACTATATAGTGTACTTCATCAACCCttattgacacatttttttcgtaatgttttttttctctttttaaacgcTTAAAATTCTTAACAAAAGCCCACCCCAACCTTTTCTAAGTTTCAATAAGTATTTTTGCTCATTCCGGTTTTGCCACTTTCAAACGATTACACTGAGTAACGCGTCCAACTGAAAAATATTCAGTAGCTGAAGTTAACATTGGACTATGCACCAACAAGGCTTATCCCGAAGTCCACTTCTCGGATTTGGATCATTCATTGACAACAGCGTTCACTTCAAAACCTGTCGAATATTCTGCCATTTTTCCTCATTCACTTTTATAAATGGAACCGTCTACTGTACAGACTCAACACGTTACAttccacacattttcatgtgagATACAAAAGGAATGTTTAGATGTTTAAACGCATCTTGAACAGTCCTTAGCGGACAAGATCAACATTGTTATCACATGAGCGGCAATTGCCATTGTACAAGTGACACATTAACCAATGCATGTGTTAATGAAGGACAAGTCATCACTCATTCTCCATTTTTGGTTGGCAccctcaaaaacaaacacacacacagtgcaAAGTTTACAAACACACATAACCCGTGGTCTCGTCAACATGTTGAAATACGGAGCGAAGGCCGCGCAAAGACTCCTTTATGACTTAAGTAATGCAGGACAGCCCAAGTCAGACATGAAATACGCATTCAGTGTACAAAGTGACAGCCGACGCAAGTATTTTTACACAGGTTGTACGAGGTGATAACTATCACACATGGGGGAACTGGCCATTCAGGTTTGCTGTGACCCCACACAAGAGGTTGAAAAGAATTGCACTTTGCAAATGACTCGACATAGACAGTGTTATTTGATGAATATTGCCATTGAGaggtttttttacattcaaatagTGAATTTCTAACATCACAATCAtattaaaatagattaaaaagagCCTCTTTGGTTATTACCTATTCtatcaggaaaaaaagagcaatttatagtttggaaaatacaacaaataaagttcaatgcacacattttcacttcaaaaaCTCCTTTACCTCAATTTCCCTTGagattattatttataaaatcAGAAGAACTCATCATAGATATCTAAATATACCATAATTATTCAATTATACAATATGACCAGCTGGCTCCGGCCTCAATCatgtaaatgtttatatatattttgtaaatgCTCATGTCATTACATTAAATGGTAACACTCAAACTAAGTTAGCTTGAATTACAAATGAATgatcattaaataataattagtTGCAAAAACACACTtgtgcaagattttttttaaaataaggatAATTACTCAGGAtgtctgtgtgagtgtgtgtgtgtgtgtgtgtgcatatggaGATTTAAAAGATGCTGCTGATACTAAAAAGGCATTGTCAGTAAAACAACACTTCCCAAAAGGGAAACGTGTGTTCAGTTGTAACACTTCCTCATTGAAAAATTTCACCCCACATCCTGAAACAAGAGTCAGCCAATCCCACTGTCCCGCTTTCGtatcaataacaaaaaaagactgacacacacacatacacacaggggTTACCATTCGCCCCCTCCACACTGATGTGAATTGTGTCCTCTTTCGCCTACTCTTTTGTCAGCTGACACTCCAGTCATGTGCCTTGTGGCCAACCAATAGAAGATCATGTACAGAAAGTCCTCAAGGTCAAGGACAATGTGAAAGGTTCTAGGAATTTGAAAACTCAGACAAAGCATCAAGTCGAATAAACGCAGATGACTCGTCTGACCACCGAGCAAACAACCGCTGATGCGTCAATACGGGTGACCGTCATGTGATAGTCAGAAACTACAAGACAACAAAACCTGAGCTGACGCGACATGATGGCGGCATTGTTTGGGTAACATCCTCCCAAATCTAAGAGGGTAAAATGCAGTTCATTTGATACCTTGACACacaaatatttt
This region of Stigmatopora nigra isolate UIUO_SnigA chromosome 6, RoL_Snig_1.1, whole genome shotgun sequence genomic DNA includes:
- the rbm47 gene encoding RNA-binding protein 47 isoform X2; amino-acid sequence: MTAEDPASSSTMNNNTAPSKPCKSTGVTQHALLGQMNIPDGVAGTPNEAALMALMERTGYGMVQENGQRKYGPPPGWNSQAPPRGCEIFVGKIPRDVYEDELVPVFESVGRIYEMRLMMDFDGKNRGYAFVMYAEKHEAKRAVRELNNYEVRPGRLLGVCSSVDNCRLFIGGIPKTKKREEILEEVSKVTEGVLDVIVYASVADKMKNRGFAFVEYESHRAAAMARRKLMPGRIQLWGHQIAVDWAEPEIDVDEDVMETVKILYVRNLMMETSEETIKQVFSQWNPGCVERVKKIRDYAFVHFTSRDDAVLAMDHLNGTEVEGSCVEVTLAKPVDKEQYSRQKASKGVPAAPEAPQQSYVYQCDPYTLAYYGYPYNTLIGPNRDYFVKGTSLIQNNGTVRGRGRAATGNRTPGPRGSYLGGYSAGRGIYSRYHEGKTKLPEKSYELMPSLELAASVNPVAIKPGTMALPTLAGQYPVFSTAPAAKLMEEGKVHTVEHLINPLAMQHPEHTAPAAAATVLPVSTPPPFQGRPITPVYAMAHNVPRIQAAGGLYSGGYVPITNYAANTAALAALQKNAAVAAAAYGGYAGYAVPQAFPATAFQLPIHDIYQY
- the rbm47 gene encoding RNA-binding protein 47 isoform X10; translated protein: MTAEDPASSSTMNNNTAPSKPCKSTGVTQHALLGQMNIPDGVAGTPNEAALMALMERTGYGMVQENGQRKYGPPPGWNSQAPPRGCEIFVGKIPRDVYEDELVPVFESVGRIYEMRLMMDFDGKNRGYAFVMYAEKHEAKRAVRELNNYEVRPGRLLGVCSSVDNCRLFIGGIPKTKKREEILEEVSKVTEGVLDVIVYASVADKMKNRGFAFVEYESHRAAAMARRKLMPGRIQLWGHQIAVDWAEPEIDVDEDVMETVKILYVRNLMMETSEETIKQVFSQWNPGCVERVKKIRDYAFVHFTSRDDAVLAMDHLNGTEVEGSCVEVTLAKPVDKEQYSRQKASKGVPAAPEAPQQSYVYQCDPYTLAYYGYPYNTLIGPNRDYFVKVALPTLAGQYPVFSTAPAAKLMEEGKVHTVEHLINPLAMQHPEHTAPAAAATVLPVSTPPPFQGRPITPVYAMAHNVPRIQAAGGLYSGGYVPITNYAANTAALAALQKNAAVAAAAYGGYAGYAVPQAFPATAFQLPIHDIYQY
- the rbm47 gene encoding RNA-binding protein 47 isoform X9, whose protein sequence is MTAEDPASSSTMNNNTAPSKPCKSTGVTQHALLGQMNIPDGVAGTPNEAALMALMERTGYGMVQENGQRKYGPPPGWNSQAPPRGCEIFVGKIPRDVYEDELVPVFESVGRIYEMRLMMDFDGKNRGYAFVMYAEKHEAKRAVRELNNYEVRPGRLLGVCSSVDNCRLFIGGIPKTKKREEILEEVSKVTEGVLDVIVYASVADKMKNRGFAFVEYESHRAAAMARRKLMPGRIQLWGHQIAVDWAEPEIDVDEDVMETVKILYVRNLMMETSEETIKQVFSQWNPGCVERVKKIRDYAFVHFTSRDDAVLAMDHLNGTEVEGSCVEVTLAKPVDKEQYSRQKASKGVPAAPEAPQQSYVYQCDPYTLAYYGYPYNTLIGPNRDYFVKGTSLIQNNVALPTLAGQYPVFSTAPAAKLMEEGKVHTVEHLINPLAMQHPEHTAPAAAATVLPVSTPPPFQGRPITPVYAMAHNVPRIQAAGGLYSGGYVPITNYAANTAALAALQKNAAVAAAAYGGYAGYAVPQAFPATAFQLPIHDIYQY
- the rbm47 gene encoding RNA-binding protein 47 isoform X5, with protein sequence MTAEDPASSSTMNNNTAPSKPCKSTGVTQHALLGQMNIPDGVAGTPNEAALMALMERTGYGMVQENGQRKYGPPPGWNSQAPPRGCEIFVGKIPRDVYEDELVPVFESVGRIYEMRLMMDFDGKNRGYAFVMYAEKHEAKRAVRELNNYEVRPGRLLGVCSSVDNCRLFIGGIPKTKKREEILEEVSKVTEGVLDVIVYASVADKMKNRGFAFVEYESHRAAAMARRKLMPGRIQLWGHQIAVDWAEPEIDVDEDVMETVKILYVRNLMMETSEETIKQVFSQWNPGCVERVKKIRDYAFVHFTSRDDAVLAMDHLNGTEVEGSCVEVTLAKPVDKEQYSRQKASKGVPAAPEAPQQSYVYQCDPYTLAYYGYPYNTLIGPNRDYFVKGTSLIQNNAGTVRGRGRAATGNRTPGPRGSYLGGYSAGRGIYSRYHEVALPTLAGQYPVFSTAPAAKLMEEGKVHTVEHLINPLAMQHPEHTAPAAAATVLPVSTPPPFQGRPITPVYAMAHNVPRIQAAGGLYSGGYVPITNYAANTAALAALQKNAAVAAAAYGGYAGYAVPQAFPATAFQLPIHDIYQY
- the rbm47 gene encoding RNA-binding protein 47 isoform X6 — protein: MTAEDPASSSTMNNNTAPSKPCKSTGVTQHALLGQMNIPDGVAGTPNEAALMALMERTGYGMVQENGQRKYGPPPGWNSQAPPRGCEIFVGKIPRDVYEDELVPVFESVGRIYEMRLMMDFDGKNRGYAFVMYAEKHEAKRAVRELNNYEVRPGRLLGVCSSVDNCRLFIGGIPKTKKREEILEEVSKVTEGVLDVIVYASVADKMKNRGFAFVEYESHRAAAMARRKLMPGRIQLWGHQIAVDWAEPEIDVDEDVMETVKILYVRNLMMETSEETIKQVFSQWNPGCVERVKKIRDYAFVHFTSRDDAVLAMDHLNGTEVEGSCVEVTLAKPVDKEQYSRQKASKGVPAAPEAPQQSYVYQCDPYTLAYYGYPYNTLIGPNRDYFVKGTSLIQNNGTVRGRGRAATGNRTPGPRGSYLGGYSAGRGIYSRYHEVALPTLAGQYPVFSTAPAAKLMEEGKVHTVEHLINPLAMQHPEHTAPAAAATVLPVSTPPPFQGRPITPVYAMAHNVPRIQAAGGLYSGGYVPITNYAANTAALAALQKNAAVAAAAYGGYAGYAVPQAFPATAFQLPIHDIYQY
- the rbm47 gene encoding RNA-binding protein 47 isoform X1; translation: MTAEDPASSSTMNNNTAPSKPCKSTGVTQHALLGQMNIPDGVAGTPNEAALMALMERTGYGMVQENGQRKYGPPPGWNSQAPPRGCEIFVGKIPRDVYEDELVPVFESVGRIYEMRLMMDFDGKNRGYAFVMYAEKHEAKRAVRELNNYEVRPGRLLGVCSSVDNCRLFIGGIPKTKKREEILEEVSKVTEGVLDVIVYASVADKMKNRGFAFVEYESHRAAAMARRKLMPGRIQLWGHQIAVDWAEPEIDVDEDVMETVKILYVRNLMMETSEETIKQVFSQWNPGCVERVKKIRDYAFVHFTSRDDAVLAMDHLNGTEVEGSCVEVTLAKPVDKEQYSRQKASKGVPAAPEAPQQSYVYQCDPYTLAYYGYPYNTLIGPNRDYFVKGTSLIQNNAGTVRGRGRAATGNRTPGPRGSYLGGYSAGRGIYSRYHEGKTKLPEKSYELMPSLELAASVNPVAIKPGTMALPTLAGQYPVFSTAPAAKLMEEGKVHTVEHLINPLAMQHPEHTAPAAAATVLPVSTPPPFQGRPITPVYAMAHNVPRIQAAGGLYSGGYVPITNYAANTAALAALQKNAAVAAAAYGGYAGYAVPQAFPATAFQLPIHDIYQY